A stretch of Pseudoalteromonas sp. A25 DNA encodes these proteins:
- a CDS encoding substrate-binding periplasmic protein has product MKKFWLVLILFSFAINAEPKLNVVTEEWVPYNFTNEEGEVVGRATKKVREVLDAAKIPYEIRSYPWVRSMKMAQRNANTMIYSIYRTEEREALFLWACPLLNPVKEYLFKLRSRDDIKLTTLDDAKNYIISLVRGSISHEYLLAQGFKNGVNLDLTADPSASPRKLLARRVDFIITTEYTAYERMRELGRPFELLEIAHEVKNANERRACMAFSKNTDPQIVKRVQEALAKHNQQFDSP; this is encoded by the coding sequence ATGAAGAAGTTTTGGCTGGTATTGATACTGTTTTCTTTCGCTATCAATGCAGAACCTAAGTTGAATGTTGTTACCGAAGAATGGGTTCCATACAATTTCACCAATGAAGAGGGGGAAGTTGTTGGCCGTGCGACTAAAAAAGTACGTGAAGTGCTTGATGCTGCAAAAATACCTTATGAGATCAGAAGCTACCCTTGGGTACGCTCTATGAAAATGGCACAGCGTAATGCCAATACCATGATTTATTCAATTTATCGCACAGAAGAGCGGGAAGCTCTCTTTTTGTGGGCATGTCCATTACTTAATCCAGTGAAAGAGTATCTATTTAAGCTACGTAGCCGTGATGACATTAAGCTCACTACTTTGGACGATGCCAAAAATTATATTATTTCTCTAGTGAGAGGCAGCATCTCTCATGAATATTTATTGGCTCAGGGTTTTAAAAATGGGGTGAACCTCGATTTAACCGCTGATCCCAGTGCAAGCCCTCGCAAGCTCTTAGCAAGACGTGTTGACTTTATTATTACCACCGAGTACACCGCGTATGAAAGAATGCGTGAATTAGGCAGACCCTTTGAGCTTTTGGAAATTGCGCATGAAGTAAAAAATGCTAACGAGCGGCGCGCGTGTATGGCATTTAGTAAAAACACCGATCCACAGATAGTAAAGCGTGTGCAAGAAGCGCTCGCCAAGCACAACCAACAGTTTGATAGCCCATAA
- a CDS encoding tetratricopeptide repeat protein gives MKSFFFLLCICLLSFGVNAQQAAKLTETQQDKALEELQAPMYKPLLERYILDELKAVRYDQQKLREDLTKQVTHSQLDAADRAITYTTDTINNVLFIITATASILVVVGWTSLRDIKSKVEDLVKERVGNITQEYEQRLQVLESKLKERSEEILNNHKKITITNEVHSLWMRANLESDMNSKIEIYDEILKRKPEDVEAIAYKADALLELGETGVAIQLCNQALEMDNDYGYAYWQRACAFAMLHQHADAMADIRMALEYAPNLKNELLHEAAFASLHDNASFNELIEHA, from the coding sequence ATGAAATCATTCTTTTTTTTACTCTGCATTTGCTTACTTAGCTTTGGAGTGAACGCTCAGCAAGCAGCTAAACTTACCGAGACCCAACAAGATAAAGCCCTTGAAGAACTGCAAGCGCCAATGTATAAACCTTTATTGGAACGCTACATACTAGACGAACTAAAAGCTGTTCGTTACGACCAGCAAAAGCTGCGTGAAGACCTTACCAAACAAGTCACCCACTCTCAACTTGATGCCGCCGATAGAGCTATCACTTATACCACCGATACAATTAACAATGTGTTGTTCATTATCACCGCAACCGCGTCTATTTTAGTTGTAGTTGGTTGGACATCGTTAAGAGACATTAAGAGTAAAGTGGAAGACTTAGTCAAAGAGCGCGTTGGTAACATTACACAAGAGTACGAACAGAGGCTGCAAGTACTTGAATCGAAGTTAAAAGAGCGCTCAGAAGAAATTTTAAATAACCACAAAAAGATAACCATAACGAATGAAGTTCACTCTCTGTGGATGCGCGCTAACTTAGAAAGCGATATGAATTCTAAAATTGAGATTTATGACGAAATTCTAAAGCGCAAGCCTGAAGATGTCGAAGCAATCGCATACAAAGCCGATGCTTTATTAGAGCTTGGCGAAACGGGCGTTGCAATTCAGCTATGCAACCAAGCGTTAGAAATGGACAATGACTATGGCTATGCCTATTGGCAAAGAGCTTGTGCGTTCGCCATGTTACACCAGCATGCTGATGCCATGGCCGATATACGCATGGCGCTAGAATATGCGCCTAATTTGAAAAACGAGCTATTGCATGAAGCAGCTTTCGCCAGCTTACATGACAATGCCAGCTTTAATGAGTTGATTGAGCACGCATAA
- a CDS encoding ferredoxin--NADP reductase, which yields MSQWVTGKILDVNWWTPSLFSLKISADIEPFKAGQFTKLALKIGDKRVARAYSFVNSPQEPVLEFYLIEVEDGSLSQKLSELKVGDEIDVSVQANGFLTIEEVPDCDVLWMLSTGTAIGPFLSIIAQGKLWDRFKRVILVHGVRYNDDLTYQHQIITTEKLFKQFTYVPVVSREEPELGLSGRITDLLETGKLGQYCGLSELPKSSHFMICGNPQMVKDTTKLLMNDGFKRHRRAEPGHITVEQYW from the coding sequence ATGTCACAATGGGTAACCGGTAAAATACTCGATGTAAATTGGTGGACACCCAGCTTGTTCAGTCTAAAGATCTCTGCCGATATTGAGCCTTTCAAAGCGGGCCAGTTCACTAAACTCGCACTAAAAATAGGCGACAAGCGTGTTGCGCGTGCATATTCTTTTGTTAATTCTCCGCAAGAGCCAGTATTAGAGTTTTATTTAATTGAAGTTGAAGACGGTAGTTTGTCACAAAAGCTGTCAGAGCTAAAAGTGGGCGACGAAATAGATGTGAGCGTTCAAGCGAATGGCTTTTTAACCATTGAAGAAGTACCTGATTGCGATGTGTTATGGATGCTAAGTACAGGAACTGCAATAGGTCCATTTTTGTCAATAATTGCCCAAGGTAAACTGTGGGATAGGTTTAAGCGTGTTATTTTGGTGCATGGTGTTCGTTATAATGATGATCTTACCTATCAGCATCAGATCATAACGACAGAAAAGTTATTTAAACAATTTACCTACGTACCTGTAGTATCTCGAGAAGAGCCTGAATTAGGCTTGTCAGGACGGATCACCGATTTACTTGAAACTGGCAAGTTGGGTCAATATTGTGGTTTAAGTGAGCTACCAAAATCTAGCCACTTTATGATTTGCGGAAACCCGCAAATGGTAAAAGATACAACAAAATTATTGATGAACGACGGGTTTAAAAGGCATCGGCGTGCGGAGCCTGGCCATATAACAGTAGAGCAATATTGGTGA
- the deoD gene encoding purine-nucleoside phosphorylase, whose amino-acid sequence MSTPHISANSGDFAETVLMPGDPLRAQYIAEHFLEDARQVTGVRNMYGFTGTYNGKPVSIMGSGMGIPSMSIYARELIVSYGVKNLIRIGTCGGISKDIKIRDVIFAQGASTDSNVNRARVRGYDFAAIADFGLLENGVNAARKLGIAAKVGNVFTTDTFYQADGTFYEQLDKLGVMAVDMETAGMYGVAAEYGAKAMALFTVSDHVITGEATPAEERQSTFNEMVKIALESI is encoded by the coding sequence ATGAGCACACCTCATATTAGTGCAAACAGTGGTGATTTTGCTGAAACAGTATTAATGCCAGGCGATCCGCTTCGAGCACAATATATTGCGGAGCACTTTTTAGAAGATGCACGTCAAGTGACTGGTGTTCGTAACATGTATGGTTTTACTGGTACGTATAACGGGAAACCTGTGAGCATCATGGGTTCGGGCATGGGTATTCCTTCAATGTCTATTTACGCTAGAGAGCTAATTGTAAGTTATGGCGTAAAAAATCTGATCCGAATTGGTACCTGCGGCGGTATAAGTAAAGATATCAAAATTCGCGATGTGATTTTCGCTCAAGGTGCGAGCACAGATTCAAATGTAAACCGTGCTCGTGTTCGTGGCTATGATTTTGCAGCGATAGCAGACTTCGGTTTGCTAGAAAATGGCGTAAATGCAGCTCGCAAGCTTGGTATCGCCGCTAAAGTGGGTAACGTATTTACAACCGACACTTTTTATCAAGCAGATGGCACTTTTTATGAGCAGTTAGACAAGCTAGGCGTTATGGCTGTTGATATGGAAACCGCCGGCATGTATGGCGTTGCTGCTGAGTACGGTGCAAAAGCCATGGCTTTATTTACCGTGAGTGATCATGTTATTACCGGTGAAGCAACACCAGCTGAAGAGCGTCAGAGCACCTTCAACGAGATGGTTAAAATCGCATTAGAGTCGATTTAA
- a CDS encoding phosphopentomutase translates to MARAIILMADSLGIGAAPDADKFGDVGANTLAHLLQAYKKETGKALSLPNLSRLGLLDACEAAGGESCEVSERQTPQAAWGYAKELSSGKDTPSGHWEMAGVPVLFDWGYFPNTTPCFPQAFVDELCKRADIPGILGNCYASGTTILEQLGEEHVNTGMPICYTSVDSVFQIAAHEQSFGLDKLYQVCEIARALLDEMNIGRVIARPFIGTSSADFIRTGNRRDYSVLPPAPTVLDKLAADGGEVISVGKISDIYAHQGITQKHKAPGLMNLLKKTSELVDSAPDHSLIFTNLVDFDEKFGHRRNAVGYAQALEQFDAFLPTILNKLQSDDLLLITADHGCDPTAPGTDHTREYVPVLAYTPGMVNAPLGERQSFADIGQTLAQWFKLSALEYGEGFVTSLNRA, encoded by the coding sequence ATGGCAAGAGCAATTATTTTAATGGCAGATAGCCTAGGCATTGGCGCCGCACCAGATGCAGATAAATTTGGTGATGTTGGTGCAAATACGCTTGCACACCTCTTACAAGCTTACAAAAAAGAAACTGGCAAAGCACTGTCTTTACCAAACCTAAGTCGCTTGGGGCTGTTAGATGCTTGCGAAGCGGCAGGTGGCGAATCATGCGAAGTCAGTGAGCGCCAGACCCCTCAAGCAGCTTGGGGTTATGCAAAAGAGCTATCGAGTGGCAAAGATACGCCATCAGGTCATTGGGAAATGGCCGGCGTGCCGGTGTTGTTTGATTGGGGTTATTTCCCAAATACAACACCTTGTTTTCCTCAGGCGTTTGTAGATGAGTTATGCAAGCGCGCTGACATTCCGGGTATTTTAGGCAACTGTTACGCCTCTGGAACAACAATTTTAGAACAACTGGGTGAAGAGCATGTTAACACTGGCATGCCTATTTGTTACACCTCGGTTGATAGCGTTTTTCAAATAGCCGCTCATGAGCAATCATTCGGCCTTGACAAGCTTTATCAGGTATGTGAAATCGCACGGGCACTGCTTGATGAAATGAATATAGGACGAGTGATAGCGCGGCCGTTTATAGGCACCTCGAGTGCCGACTTTATTCGTACGGGTAATCGCAGAGATTATTCGGTGTTACCACCTGCACCGACGGTTTTAGACAAACTAGCAGCGGACGGTGGTGAAGTGATCAGTGTAGGCAAAATTTCTGACATATATGCTCACCAAGGCATAACTCAGAAGCACAAAGCACCGGGGCTGATGAACTTGCTTAAGAAAACCTCAGAGCTAGTGGACAGCGCACCTGATCACAGTTTGATTTTCACTAATTTAGTGGATTTTGATGAAAAATTTGGCCATCGCCGCAACGCAGTTGGGTACGCACAGGCACTTGAGCAATTTGACGCTTTTTTACCGACTATACTCAATAAACTGCAAAGCGATGACTTGTTGTTGATAACTGCCGACCATGGTTGTGATCCAACAGCACCAGGTACCGATCATACTCGTGAGTATGTGCCAGTATTGGCTTACACGCCGGGTATGGTAAATGCTCCGCTAGGAGAAAGACAAAGTTTTGCAGATATAGGTCAAACCCTTGCCCAGTGGTTTAAGTTGTCTGCGCTTGAGTATGGTGAAGGGTTTGTTACTTCACTAAACAGAGCATAA
- the udk gene encoding uridine kinase: MTRTIIAIAGASASGKSLFTQTIYNELVNELESGAIAIIEEDAYYKDQSHLPFEHRTQTNYDHPDAFEHDLLRTHLEQLRQGNAVEVPTYDYAQHTRSNVTRTVTPAKILIIEGILLLSDPALSEEFDIKVFIDTPLDICLLRRMQRDIEQRGRSLPSVVEQYQATVRPMFYQFIEPSKHNADLVVTRGGMNRVAIDIIKSKIKYLLQE; the protein is encoded by the coding sequence GTGACACGAACAATTATAGCTATTGCTGGAGCTTCTGCTTCTGGCAAATCTCTTTTTACACAAACAATATACAACGAATTGGTAAACGAGCTTGAATCAGGCGCGATTGCCATTATTGAAGAAGACGCTTATTACAAAGATCAATCGCATTTGCCGTTCGAGCATAGAACTCAAACTAACTATGACCATCCGGATGCGTTTGAACACGACTTGCTGCGCACACATTTAGAGCAGCTAAGACAAGGTAATGCAGTTGAAGTACCTACTTATGATTATGCCCAGCATACTCGTAGTAACGTGACTCGCACGGTAACACCCGCTAAGATATTAATCATAGAGGGTATCTTGTTGCTAAGCGATCCCGCATTAAGTGAAGAATTTGATATCAAGGTGTTTATAGATACACCGTTAGATATTTGTTTACTGCGTCGTATGCAACGAGATATTGAGCAGCGAGGTAGAAGCTTACCGTCGGTGGTGGAACAATACCAAGCAACGGTAAGACCAATGTTTTATCAGTTTATTGAGCCTTCAAAGCACAATGCCGACTTGGTCGTCACCCGTGGCGGTATGAATCGCGTTGCGATTGATATAATTAAAAGTAAAATAAAATACTTACTGCAAGAATAA
- a CDS encoding NupC/NupG family nucleoside CNT transporter, translated as MTTIMSLVGMLMLLSVAYGFSTNRSAINKRTVGVALAMQVSIGGFVLFVEAGKNALASMSSAVSAVIGYANDGIGFLFGPLADKSSLGFIFAVQVLPVIVFFSALVAVLYYLGIMEWIIKILGGGLQKLLKTSKPESLSATANIFVGQTEAPLIVKPFIPTMTKSELFAVMVGGLATVAGSVMAGYVAIGVELKYLIAASFMAAPGGFLMAKMIVPETEQPKQNLADVNAEEDKPVNVIDAAAAGASSGMHLALNVGAMLLAFVALIALLNGMLGGIGGWFDYPTLTLQEILGYVFAPVAWLIGVPWDEAVTAGSFIGQKLVVNEFVAYLDFMNYRDGLSEHTQAIVTFALCGFANLSSIAILLGGLGGMAPSRRKDIARLGLRAVLAGSMANLMSAAIAGFFLSLA; from the coding sequence ATGACAACAATAATGAGCTTAGTGGGCATGTTAATGCTGCTGAGCGTTGCGTATGGGTTTTCAACAAACCGAAGCGCTATAAACAAACGTACGGTTGGTGTTGCATTAGCAATGCAGGTATCAATTGGTGGCTTTGTACTGTTTGTTGAGGCAGGAAAAAACGCTTTAGCAAGTATGTCGAGTGCAGTTTCAGCTGTGATTGGTTATGCCAATGACGGAATAGGGTTTTTATTTGGGCCACTGGCAGATAAAAGTTCATTAGGCTTTATCTTTGCCGTTCAAGTGTTACCCGTGATCGTGTTTTTCTCTGCTTTAGTAGCTGTTTTGTACTACTTAGGCATCATGGAATGGATCATTAAAATTTTGGGTGGCGGTTTACAAAAGTTGCTAAAAACTTCAAAGCCGGAGTCTTTGTCTGCGACTGCAAATATTTTCGTGGGACAAACTGAAGCCCCGTTGATTGTAAAACCGTTTATACCAACAATGACTAAATCTGAATTATTCGCCGTTATGGTGGGTGGTTTAGCTACGGTTGCCGGCTCTGTTATGGCTGGATATGTTGCGATTGGGGTTGAGCTTAAATACCTTATTGCAGCGAGCTTTATGGCAGCACCGGGTGGTTTCTTGATGGCAAAAATGATTGTGCCAGAAACAGAACAACCAAAACAAAACTTAGCGGATGTTAATGCTGAGGAAGACAAACCAGTTAATGTTATTGACGCAGCCGCTGCAGGCGCATCAAGCGGTATGCATTTAGCCCTTAACGTCGGTGCAATGCTACTGGCATTTGTAGCATTAATTGCTTTGTTGAATGGCATGTTAGGTGGCATAGGTGGCTGGTTTGACTACCCAACTCTAACATTACAAGAAATTTTAGGTTACGTATTTGCCCCAGTAGCATGGTTAATTGGTGTACCTTGGGATGAAGCCGTAACAGCCGGTAGCTTTATCGGACAAAAGCTAGTAGTTAACGAGTTTGTTGCCTACTTAGACTTTATGAATTATCGCGATGGGTTAAGTGAGCATACACAAGCGATTGTCACATTCGCGTTATGTGGCTTTGCTAACCTGTCATCGATAGCAATTTTACTAGGCGGACTAGGTGGTATGGCACCAAGTCGTAGAAAGGATATCGCACGCTTAGGGCTCAGAGCGGTTTTAGCAGGGTCAATGGCTAACCTCATGAGCGCAGCAATTGCAGGGTTTTTCCTCTCGCTAGCTTAG
- a CDS encoding GNAT family N-acetyltransferase: MKTYYLEMQSKNNFIPSALSNNLSIIEVEALQPEFNQFLYSFVGKPWDWTDKLTWPVEQWQSHLTDNHIRTWVAYVKGAIAGYYELSQQSEGNVEIAYFGLTAQFIGHGYGKALLSHAIESAWAIDSTKRLWVHTCDLDHPSALQNYQSRGFEIYNIVSE; this comes from the coding sequence ATGAAAACATACTATTTAGAGATGCAGAGCAAGAACAACTTTATACCCTCTGCACTTTCAAACAATTTATCAATTATTGAAGTTGAAGCGTTACAACCTGAGTTTAATCAGTTTTTGTATTCATTTGTGGGCAAGCCTTGGGATTGGACCGACAAACTAACTTGGCCTGTTGAGCAATGGCAATCTCACTTAACTGATAACCATATTCGTACTTGGGTGGCGTATGTAAAAGGTGCGATTGCAGGATACTATGAGTTAAGTCAGCAATCTGAGGGCAACGTTGAAATTGCGTATTTTGGCTTAACTGCGCAATTTATCGGTCATGGCTATGGTAAAGCATTGCTAAGCCACGCGATTGAATCAGCATGGGCAATAGACTCAACAAAGCGTCTTTGGGTTCATACGTGTGATCTTGACCATCCGAGTGCTTTACAAAATTATCAAAGTCGAGGTTTTGAAATATACAATATCGTGTCAGAGTAA
- a CDS encoding LysE family translocator: MQDALFSLLFMTLLLFGSPGPAPISLLASGANFGYRRNLPFLTGILVGLGLAMVLVNLGLSTLLETSPKFASGLSLLCVGYLVYLAYKLYIQDPRKQSNEQLPGFKQGIILNIINPKAYASLITLFSQFSIGNVQQIEALMLTGLVCICFVAVIDAVWLLIGAKLGRVVKSRRHIKRLNSICSLAILLVASVLISY; encoded by the coding sequence ATGCAAGACGCCCTATTCTCTTTGCTTTTTATGACCTTACTATTATTTGGCAGCCCGGGTCCGGCTCCAATTTCGTTACTCGCCTCTGGGGCAAACTTTGGCTACAGGCGTAATTTGCCCTTTTTAACTGGCATATTGGTAGGCTTAGGGTTAGCAATGGTGTTAGTGAATTTAGGTTTATCTACGCTACTTGAGACTTCGCCAAAATTTGCCTCAGGACTGTCTCTTTTATGTGTAGGTTACTTGGTGTACTTAGCTTATAAACTGTATATTCAAGATCCACGCAAACAGAGTAATGAGCAGCTTCCAGGGTTTAAGCAAGGCATAATTTTAAACATTATTAATCCAAAAGCCTATGCTTCCCTCATCACCTTGTTCTCACAATTTAGTATCGGCAACGTGCAACAAATTGAGGCGCTAATGCTGACGGGGTTGGTTTGTATTTGCTTTGTGGCTGTTATCGATGCTGTATGGTTATTGATTGGTGCAAAATTAGGAAGAGTAGTTAAGAGCCGTCGTCATATCAAACGGCTCAATAGCATATGCTCTTTGGCTATATTGTTGGTAGCTTCGGTATTGATCAGTTATTAA
- a CDS encoding RsmB/NOP family class I SAM-dependent RNA methyltransferase, which yields MYAERQCVETQILALEQIIFTEQYADKVIERVLSEQPYWDQTKRQIFVTDTYNIIRWWRKLVVALGCDEDTRPSMWLIWGAYQLLNAQTLPEWSEFAGVDIDQLNSNLNSATPAQLNSYPDWLWQRALNELGEQWDCIAQGLNVPAKTYLRTNTLKTNAPTLVAELLQERIACEPLANSDTLEVTQYGPLFKSKAFTQGWFEMQDAGSQQIAPLLNVKPGLRVVDACAGAGGKSLHIASLMQNKGYVLAMDIHQHKLEVLKKRAKRAGIHMLETRLIKNSKTVKRLKDKFDRVLLDVPCSGTGVLRRNPDAKWQLANDNIENLITLQGEILQRYSQMCKPGGRLVYATCSILPSENQLQVQAFLANNPEFKLAEELTLLPGINTDFDGFYGAALERVNN from the coding sequence TTGTACGCAGAACGTCAATGTGTTGAAACGCAAATTCTTGCCCTAGAGCAAATAATATTCACTGAGCAATATGCAGATAAGGTGATCGAACGTGTACTGAGTGAGCAACCATACTGGGACCAAACTAAAAGACAAATATTTGTAACAGACACCTACAACATTATACGCTGGTGGCGCAAACTGGTTGTTGCGCTAGGCTGCGACGAAGACACTCGCCCATCAATGTGGCTTATCTGGGGCGCATACCAATTACTCAACGCGCAAACGCTGCCAGAATGGAGCGAGTTTGCAGGGGTAGATATTGACCAGCTAAATAGCAATTTGAATAGCGCGACACCTGCACAGCTCAATAGCTACCCTGACTGGCTTTGGCAGCGTGCGCTTAATGAGCTCGGTGAGCAGTGGGACTGCATTGCTCAGGGGTTGAATGTACCAGCTAAAACATATTTGAGAACAAACACGCTTAAAACCAATGCCCCAACTCTAGTTGCCGAATTATTGCAAGAACGTATTGCGTGTGAGCCCTTAGCAAATAGCGATACGCTCGAAGTGACTCAATATGGTCCTTTGTTTAAATCTAAGGCGTTTACTCAAGGTTGGTTTGAAATGCAAGATGCTGGTTCTCAGCAGATTGCGCCATTACTAAATGTAAAGCCAGGTTTGAGAGTGGTTGATGCGTGTGCGGGGGCAGGTGGTAAAAGTTTGCATATAGCTTCGCTGATGCAAAATAAAGGCTATGTGCTTGCCATGGATATCCATCAACATAAATTAGAAGTATTAAAAAAGCGTGCAAAGCGGGCTGGCATTCATATGCTTGAAACTCGACTTATCAAAAACAGCAAAACGGTGAAACGCTTAAAAGACAAATTTGACCGCGTTTTGTTAGATGTGCCGTGCTCTGGCACTGGGGTGTTACGTCGTAATCCAGACGCCAAATGGCAGTTGGCAAACGACAACATAGAAAACTTAATAACGCTGCAAGGGGAAATACTGCAGCGCTATAGTCAAATGTGTAAACCTGGCGGCCGTTTGGTTTATGCCACTTGCTCTATTTTGCCAAGTGAAAACCAGCTGCAAGTTCAGGCGTTTTTAGCAAACAACCCAGAGTTTAAGCTTGCTGAAGAGTTAACATTATTACCCGGTATAAACACTGATTTTGATGGCTTTTATGGCGCTGCGTTGGAGCGAGTTAATAACTGA
- a CDS encoding chitinase — translation MFKLTPMVVALNLAAISSVSAMTIEPDPQNPGGYLISKEELQDTVAAKTSDPMYATWAKALETRSNTVVEAILPGRSDNPSNVKRVERVFPQAQWDFLTKMAAPEYTYTRFLRAIGKFPAFCGDYTDGRNADAICKKSIVTAFAHFAQETGGHIAKDNVSDNPQRLEEWQQALVHVREMGWSEGQPGYTTGCGQNDWQNRRWPCADGQGYFGRGAKQLSYHFNYGAFSEVMFDGDATVLLNNPGLVADSWLNLASAIWFFLTPQAPKPAMLHVIDRTWQPSQREQDAGIGYGFGTTINVINGGIECGEQNKTKGQPVNRIRYWEGLAHYYNIPIETDEENTCWQQTPYGSLNLNGATDVLYTNWEGDWAYHADRPGGFSFECKLVGYQTAYSALVPGDYEKCVTNFYQSHASWPQVRVVDELTPPDDEPPVGGVAAWDANKVYLKGDQVSYKNKIYEAKWWTKGNTPDSSQPWKFIRDAK, via the coding sequence ATGTTTAAGTTAACTCCTATGGTGGTAGCGCTTAATTTAGCTGCTATTTCATCAGTTAGTGCAATGACAATTGAGCCAGATCCACAAAATCCGGGTGGCTACCTTATATCAAAAGAAGAATTACAAGACACGGTAGCAGCAAAAACGAGTGATCCAATGTACGCTACATGGGCAAAAGCGCTAGAGACAAGAAGTAACACCGTTGTTGAAGCAATTTTGCCAGGTCGCAGCGATAACCCAAGTAATGTAAAGCGTGTAGAGCGTGTTTTTCCGCAAGCGCAGTGGGACTTTTTGACCAAGATGGCTGCGCCTGAATATACCTATACTCGTTTTTTAAGAGCAATAGGTAAGTTTCCTGCATTTTGTGGGGATTATACAGATGGTCGCAATGCGGATGCGATTTGTAAAAAATCAATTGTTACCGCTTTTGCCCATTTTGCCCAAGAAACAGGCGGACACATTGCCAAAGATAATGTCTCTGATAACCCACAAAGGCTAGAGGAGTGGCAGCAAGCGCTGGTTCATGTACGTGAAATGGGGTGGTCTGAGGGACAGCCTGGATACACAACAGGGTGTGGCCAGAACGACTGGCAAAACCGACGTTGGCCTTGCGCTGATGGGCAGGGGTACTTTGGTCGTGGCGCTAAACAGTTATCGTATCATTTTAACTATGGTGCATTTTCAGAAGTGATGTTTGATGGTGATGCCACTGTGCTGCTTAATAACCCAGGGCTAGTTGCAGATTCTTGGTTGAATCTTGCTTCGGCAATTTGGTTCTTTTTAACCCCTCAAGCGCCAAAACCAGCCATGCTACATGTGATTGACCGCACTTGGCAGCCTTCTCAACGCGAGCAAGATGCAGGTATTGGCTACGGCTTTGGCACCACTATCAATGTTATCAATGGTGGAATAGAGTGTGGCGAACAAAACAAAACTAAAGGTCAGCCAGTTAATCGTATTCGCTATTGGGAAGGCTTAGCACACTATTACAATATTCCAATTGAAACCGATGAAGAAAACACTTGCTGGCAACAAACACCGTACGGAAGTTTAAACCTTAATGGTGCAACTGATGTACTTTATACCAATTGGGAAGGTGATTGGGCCTATCACGCAGATAGACCAGGGGGGTTTTCGTTTGAATGTAAGTTGGTGGGTTATCAAACGGCTTATTCAGCATTGGTACCAGGGGACTATGAAAAATGTGTAACGAACTTTTATCAGTCTCATGCAAGTTGGCCGCAAGTAAGAGTGGTTGATGAGTTAACGCCACCAGATGACGAGCCTCCAGTAGGTGGTGTTGCAGCGTGGGATGCGAATAAAGTGTATTTAAAAGGCGATCAAGTTAGCTATAAAAATAAGATATATGAAGCGAAATGGTGGACTAAAGGTAATACACCAGATTCTTCACAGCCTTGGAAGTTTATTCGCGATGCTAAATAA
- a CDS encoding GNAT family N-acetyltransferase: MVITQLLPEHYKAVVKLANQVHGDNYLDMPGIKKMVEQGTKFDINACFVALDEKGNLVGFRTSYAAQQWPIDKWCTPKAWPVLPSQMAYFKCIAIAPEAQGQGIGPKLLHASVVALRQQGALAGIAHLWKQSPGNGAVKYFTKAGGELIKVHNDRWLENCINDGYVCTICATECHCQAAEMVLMF, encoded by the coding sequence ATGGTAATTACACAACTGCTTCCAGAGCATTATAAAGCCGTCGTTAAACTCGCAAATCAAGTACATGGAGACAATTATCTCGATATGCCCGGCATAAAAAAGATGGTTGAACAAGGTACCAAGTTTGATATTAATGCCTGCTTTGTTGCTTTGGATGAAAAGGGCAATTTAGTTGGCTTTAGAACCAGCTATGCTGCACAGCAGTGGCCCATAGATAAATGGTGCACACCAAAGGCTTGGCCAGTTCTTCCCTCGCAAATGGCATATTTTAAGTGTATAGCCATAGCACCAGAAGCGCAGGGGCAAGGCATTGGGCCAAAGTTACTGCACGCCTCGGTGGTTGCATTACGACAACAAGGTGCGTTGGCGGGCATTGCGCACCTTTGGAAGCAAAGCCCAGGAAATGGCGCCGTTAAATATTTTACAAAAGCAGGGGGGGAGCTCATCAAAGTTCATAACGACCGTTGGTTAGAAAACTGCATTAATGATGGCTATGTTTGTACTATTTGCGCCACCGAGTGCCACTGCCAAGCTGCCGAAATGGTTTTGATGTTTTAA